The Pseudomonas sp. PDM14 genomic interval GGCGATCCTCGCCGACCTGGCTCGCGACGAACCGCTCTCGCCCACCCAGTTCAGCCTCTCGGTGCACAACGCGATCATCGGTCTGTGGTCGATCCAGCGCGGCGACACCAGTGAAATGACCGCCTTAGCCGGCGAAGGCGACGGCCTCGAGCAGGGCATTCTCGAAGCTGCAACATTGCTCGGCGAAGGTGCCCCGGCCGTACTGTTGGTGGTGGCCGAAGAAACCCCACCACAGCTGTATGCGCCGTATATCGATGACGTACCGTTTTCCTATGCCCTGGCCCTGCTGCTCACGCCGGGCGACACCTGTCAGCTCAGCCTGCGCGCCGGCAGCGGCCCACGCAGCGAGTGGCCGCACGCCCTGAACCTGGTCCGCACGCTGTGCAGCGGGCAGACCTCCCTGACTCACCACTGGAAGAATCGGCAATGGAACTGGTCACTCGACAAGGCCTGAGCCCGCACAGCGCGCCCTACTGGTGGCGCCTGATCGCGACGGCGGCGAGCTTCAGCCTGTTCGGCATCGGCGGTGTGCTGTTACGCGTGCTGGTGTTCCCCCTGCTGGCCCTGCTGCCCGGCGATGCCCTGGCCCGCCGCACCCGCGCCCGTGCCACGGTGAGCTGGGTGTTCCGTCAGTTCGTCCAGTTCATGTTCCGCACCGGCGTGCTGACCTACGAGGTCGAAGGCATCGACCGCCTGGGCCGACCGGGGCAGATGGTCATCGCCAACCACCCCTCGCTGATCGACGTGGTGGTGCTGATTGCCTTCATTCGTGACGCCAATTGCGTGGTCAAGCAGAGCCTGTGGGACAATCCCTGCATGCGCGGGCCGATTCGGGCCGCCGGCTACATCAGCAACAGTGGCAGCATGGACATGCTCGACGAAGCGGCTGGGGCGCTGCAGGACGGGCAAACGCTGGTGATCTTCCCCGAAGGCACCCGCACCACACCGGGGCAAACCCCGGAATTCCACCGCGGTGCCGCGGCGATTGCCGTGCGTGGCGCCCAGGTGGTGACACCGGTGGTGATCAGCGTGACGCCAACCACGCTGACCAAGGCCGAACCCTGGTACAGCATTCCGTCGCGTCGTTTCCACTTCCGCCTGCGGGTCGGCGAGGATATCGACCCGGGGCACTACACCGCGCAGGCGCCGTTGCCGATCGCGTCGCGCAAACTCAATGAGCATCTGCACCAACACTTCATGAAGGAGCTCGCAAAAGATGAGCGATCTGCAGCTGGAAATTAAAAACCTGATCATCGAGGCACTCGGCCTCGAAGACATGGTCGCGGAAGACATCGCCGCCGATCTCACCCTGTTCGGCGACGGCCTGGGTCTGGATTCGGTGGACGCCCTCGAGCTGGGCCTGGCTATCCAGAAACGTTTCGGCATCAAGATCGACGCCGAAGCCAAGGATACCCGTCAGCACTTCGCCAACGTGGCCAGCCTGGCGGCCTTCGTTGCTGCGAAAAAGGCCGCCTGAGGACGCAGACGATGCAAACCCGTGAAGAAATTTTCGCCACCCTGCGTGGCGCCCTGGTCGAACTGTTCGAGCTCGACGCCGAGCGCGTGACGCTCGATGCCAACCTCTACGAAGATCTGGAAATCGACAGCATCGACGCCGTCGACCTGATCGATCACATCAAGCGTCAGACCGGCAAGAAGATCGCCGCCGAAGAGTTCAAGGCGGTGCGCACGGTCGGTGACGTGGTCGAAGCGGTGCTGCAGGTCGTCAACGCCCCGGCACAAGCCTGAGCATGAGTAAGCTGCTCGGGCTGCTGCTTGTGGTGGCAGGCCTGCTCTATCCGTTCGCCGTGTATTACGGCATGGAGCACCTGTCGCCGCGCCTGTTCGCCCTCCTTCTCGGCGGGTTATGGCTGGCGCGCGCCCTGAGCAACTGGAGCAAGCCCGGCAGCCGCTGGATGGCCGCCGCTGCACTGGCGTTCTGCGCCGTGCTCGGCCTGGCAGGTGAACCGGCGCTGCTGCGCTGGTACCCGGCACTGCTCAACAGCATGCTGCTGGCGGTGTTCGGCCTCAGCCTGATCTACGGTCCGCCGCTGGCCGAACGCTTCGCCCGCCTGCGTGACCCCAACCTGCCAGACATCGCCGTGCGCTACACGCGCAAGGTGACCCAGGTGTGGGCGGGGTTCTTCTTCGCCAACACCCTGGTGGTGACCGCCCTCAACCTGTGGGCGCCGCTGAGCTGGTGGACCCTGTATACCGGCCTGATCTCCTACGGATTGATCGGCCTGCTGTTCGCCGGCGAGTGGCTGATCCGCCAGCGCGTGCGACAGCACTCAAGGAGACCGGCATGAGCTGGATCGGCCTGGACGCCCTGCTTCTCGATGCCCCGGCACAACGCCCGGCGGCGCTCGAACCGACCCTCGACCACGCCGAGCTGCGCCAGAGCGCCCTGCGTCTGGCCGCTGCCCTGCAGGCGCGCCAGGTGCGCCGCGTGGCGCTGTACCTGGAAGACGCCGGCGAGCTGGCCATCGCCCTGCTCGGCGCCTGGCGCGCCGGCGTGCACGTGCTGCTGCCGGCCGACGCCCAGGCGCAGACCCGCCAGCGCATCGCCGCGCAAAGCGACCTGTGGCTGGACAGTCCGGGCGTCGCGTCGCTGGAGGGCGCGCTGGATGCCAAGCCGCTGGTCGCCGAGCGGCTTGATCTTGACCAGTGCCGCCTGACCCTGTGCACCTCCGGCTCCAGCGGCGAAGCCAAGCTGATCGACAAGTCCCTGCGCCAGCTGGCCAACGAAGTCGACGCCCTGGAACAGCTGTGGGGTACCGACCTCGGCGATGCGGTGATCCTCGGTAGTGTCGCCGCCCAGCACATCTACGGCCTGCTGTTCCGCGTGCTCTGGCCGCTGTGCGCCGGCCGCCCGTTCGTACGCCGCGCCCTGCCCTTCCCCGAGGATCTGCAGCGTGAAAGCCTGGGCCACTCAACATTTGCCTGGGTCGCTAGTCCTGCACTATTGAAACGCATGGGCGACAACCTCGACTGGCCGGCCCTGAGCCGCGTGCGTCGCGTGTTCTCCTCCGGCGGCGCGTTGCCGGCCGATGCGGCGCAGCTGCTGCACGACCAGCTCGGCCAGTGGCCGACGGAAATCTACGGCAGCTCGGAAACCGGCGGCATCGCCTGGCGTCAGGGCGGTGAGCAGTGGCAGCCGTTCGCCGGCGTCGCCCTGAGCCTCAACGACGAAGGCGCGTTGCGCCTGACCTCGCCGTACCTGCCGGCTGGCCACGTCGAGCAGACCGCCGATGCCGCGCAGATCGCGGCCGACGGTCGCTTCGTCCTGCGCGGGCGCCTGGACCGCATCGTCAAGCTGGAAGAAAAACGCATTTCCCTGCCCATGCTGGAGCAGGCCCTGGGCAGCCACGACTGGATTGCCGACGCGCGCCTGGGCATGATCCAGGAAGGCCGCGCCTTCCTCGGAGCGCTGGTCGCGCTGAGCCCGGCCGGGGTCTACGCCCTGCGCAACCAGGGTCGGCGCAGCGTCACCGACACCCTGCGCCGCTACCTCGCCGCGCACTGCGAAGCCATCGCCCTGCCGCGCCGCTGGCGCCTGCTCGCCGAGCTGCCCTACAGCAGCCAGGGCAAGCTGGCCCAGGCCACAGTGGATGCATTGGTCGCCGCGCCACGGCCAACCCGCGTCGAGCCGCGCACGGCAGTCGAAGCGGACGGCGAATGGCAGCTCGAACTCGACGTGCCCTTGGACCTGGCGCACTTCACCGGCCACTTCCCGCAGACCCCGGTGCTGCCGGGCGTGGTGCAGATCGACTGGGCGCAGCAGCTCGCCCGCCAGCTGATCAGCGACCTGCCGCCGCGCTTCTGCGGCATGGAAGTGCTGAAGTTCCAGCAGTTGGTACGCCCCGGCGACCGCCTGCAGCTGAGCCTGCGGTTCGACAGCACACGCGGCAAGCTGTACTTCGCCTACCGCAATGGCGAGGCCGCCTGCTCGTCGGGGAGAATTCTGCTGGAGGCCGCCAGTGCATAAGCCTTGCGCGGTGATTCCGGTGTACAACCACGAACACGCGCTGCCCACCGTGGTCGCCGCGCTGCATGCGGCCGGTTTGCCCTGCGTGCTGGTCGACGATGCGTCCAGCGCTGCCTGCGCTGCCGTCATGCAGCAGCTGGCCAGCGAGCCGAACACCTACCTGGTGCGCCTGCCGGTCAACCAGGGCAAGGGCGGCGCGGTGATGGCCGGCCTGCGGGAAG includes:
- a CDS encoding beta-ketoacyl synthase chain length factor; this translates as MTHFNIETWRAWAPDLDSHDDWLAWHASPRAVADEGQQPDVSFLPAMQRRRLSRLARMAFHVSWPLAEAHPHLPMVFVSRHGETPRTLAILADLARDEPLSPTQFSLSVHNAIIGLWSIQRGDTSEMTALAGEGDGLEQGILEAATLLGEGAPAVLLVVAEETPPQLYAPYIDDVPFSYALALLLTPGDTCQLSLRAGSGPRSEWPHALNLVRTLCSGQTSLTHHWKNRQWNWSLDKA
- a CDS encoding acyl-CoA synthetase family protein; the encoded protein is MSWIGLDALLLDAPAQRPAALEPTLDHAELRQSALRLAAALQARQVRRVALYLEDAGELAIALLGAWRAGVHVLLPADAQAQTRQRIAAQSDLWLDSPGVASLEGALDAKPLVAERLDLDQCRLTLCTSGSSGEAKLIDKSLRQLANEVDALEQLWGTDLGDAVILGSVAAQHIYGLLFRVLWPLCAGRPFVRRALPFPEDLQRESLGHSTFAWVASPALLKRMGDNLDWPALSRVRRVFSSGGALPADAAQLLHDQLGQWPTEIYGSSETGGIAWRQGGEQWQPFAGVALSLNDEGALRLTSPYLPAGHVEQTADAAQIAADGRFVLRGRLDRIVKLEEKRISLPMLEQALGSHDWIADARLGMIQEGRAFLGALVALSPAGVYALRNQGRRSVTDTLRRYLAAHCEAIALPRRWRLLAELPYSSQGKLAQATVDALVAAPRPTRVEPRTAVEADGEWQLELDVPLDLAHFTGHFPQTPVLPGVVQIDWAQQLARQLISDLPPRFCGMEVLKFQQLVRPGDRLQLSLRFDSTRGKLYFAYRNGEAACSSGRILLEAASA
- a CDS encoding phosphopantetheine-binding protein, with product MSDLQLEIKNLIIEALGLEDMVAEDIAADLTLFGDGLGLDSVDALELGLAIQKRFGIKIDAEAKDTRQHFANVASLAAFVAAKKAA
- a CDS encoding acyl carrier protein, with product MQTREEIFATLRGALVELFELDAERVTLDANLYEDLEIDSIDAVDLIDHIKRQTGKKIAAEEFKAVRTVGDVVEAVLQVVNAPAQA
- a CDS encoding lysophospholipid acyltransferase family protein — its product is MELVTRQGLSPHSAPYWWRLIATAASFSLFGIGGVLLRVLVFPLLALLPGDALARRTRARATVSWVFRQFVQFMFRTGVLTYEVEGIDRLGRPGQMVIANHPSLIDVVVLIAFIRDANCVVKQSLWDNPCMRGPIRAAGYISNSGSMDMLDEAAGALQDGQTLVIFPEGTRTTPGQTPEFHRGAAAIAVRGAQVVTPVVISVTPTTLTKAEPWYSIPSRRFHFRLRVGEDIDPGHYTAQAPLPIASRKLNEHLHQHFMKELAKDERSAAGN